Proteins from a genomic interval of Chanos chanos chromosome 3, fChaCha1.1, whole genome shotgun sequence:
- the syt2a gene encoding synaptotagmin-2 — protein MKWNLFKKKPEAMVGPQPTGAGAMTMAPVVSTGASNATESEEPVSKNDVFGDIKNKFLNEIDKLPLPSWAIIAIAVVAVLLIVTCCFCIVKKCFFKKKKGKKGKKGKGDMGMKNMKGGEKQEEEDDEDDAETGMTGDEKEEEPKEKEKLGKLQFSLDYDFSDNKLTVGILQAADLLSMDSGGTSDPYVKVFILPDKKKKFDTKVHKKTLNPVFNETFTFKIPFQEMGGKTLVMSVYDFDRFSKHDVIGEVKIPMNTLDLAQPIEQWRDLESAEKEEPEKLGDICISLRYVPTAGKLTICILEAKNLKKMDVGGLSDPYVKIHLLQNGKRLKKKKTTVKKNTLNPYYNESFSFEIPQDQMQKIQAIITVLDYDKIGKNDAIGKIWVGSKATGTELRHWSDMLANPRRPIAQWHPLKPEEEVDAALAALTAKK, from the exons ATGAAGTGGAACTTGTTCAAGAAAAAACCTGAGGCAATGGTTGGTCCACAGCCAACCGGAGCAGGTGCCATGACAATGGCCCCTGTCGTTTCCACGGGAGCCAGCAACGCCACAGAGTCTGAGGAGCCAGTCAGCAAGAATGACGTTTTTGgggacattaaaaacaaattcctCAATGAGATTGACAAGCTACCAT TGCCCTCATGGGCCATCATTGCCATAGCCGTGGTAGCGGTGCTGCTGATTGTCACATGCTGTTTCTGTATTGTAAAGAAGTGTTTCttcaagaagaagaaaggaaagaaaggaaagaaaggaaagggtGATATGGGCATGAAGAACATGAAGGGGGGAGAG AAAcaggaggaagaagatgatgaggatgatgcaGAGACAGGGATGACAGGagatgagaaagaggaggaaccaaaagagaaagagaaacttgGCAAACTGCAATTCTCTCTGGATTATGACTTCTCAGACAACAAG CTCACTGTAGGCATTTTGCAAGCTGCAGACCTGCTCTCTATGGATAGTGGAGGCACCTCTGATCCTTATGTGAAAGTATTCATTCTCCctgacaaaaagaagaaattcGACACCAAAGTACATAAGAAAACTCTGAATCCTGTCTTCAACGAGACCTTTACTTTCAAG ATTCCCTTCCAGGAGATGGGTGGAAAGACTCTGGTGATGTCAGTGTATGACTTTGACCGCTTTTCTAAGCATGACGTCATCGGTGAGGTGAAGATTCCCATGAACACTCTGGATCTGGCTCAGCCCATTGAGCAGTGGAGAGACCTGGAGagtgcagagaaagaggag CCTGAGAAACTGGGCGATATCTGCATCTCTCTTCGCTATGTGCCCACGGCTGGTAAACTCACCATATGCATACTTGAGGCCAAGAACCTGAAGAAAATGGATGTGGGAGGACTGTCAg ATCCCTATGTGAAGATTCACCTGCTCCAGAATGGTAAAcgtttgaagaaaaagaagactaCGGTGAAGAAGAACACGCTGAACCCGTACTACAATGAGTCCTTTAGCTTTGAGATTCCTCAGGACCAGATGCAG AAAATCCAAGCGATCATCACAGTGCTAGACTACGATAAGATTGGCAAGAACGATGCCATTGGGAAGATCTGGGTGGGCAGTAAGGCGACGGGCACTGAGCTGAGGCACTGGTCAGACATGCTGGCCAACCCACGCCGCCCCATCGCCCAGTGGCACCCACTTAAACCAGAGGAGGAAGTTGATGCTGCTTTGGCTGCACTGACTGCCAAGAAGTAA